AATACTTTGGCATGCCAATATCCATTTAGCcattctagttcatttttcgtGCCAATGTAGTCAACTCAAGGGCATGCAAAACCTTGATGGAAGCCAAATTTTTCAAAGGGCAACCTTGGGCTAAAACAAAGACCCATAATCCAAACATAATCCtttttccctcaaaaacaTTATAGATTCTTCAGAGAAAATAAGACCTTGCTGAGGTAAATGTTTGATGGAACTTGATCGTGTAGTGCATGCCTCCGTGATTCTGCTTCTAATGCAGAACTATCAGCAAAAACTTTGATCCCTGTTATAAATAAACCAACTAATTAACCACTATTCTTATAAATCAAGCTACAGCTtataaaaatgtactccctccgtcccataattcttctcgaaatattacatgtatctacacgctttttaggaatagatacatccatttttaggcaaatttgagacaagaattatgggacggagggagtagtttcttgtttcaaatAAGGGAAACACACTCCACTTTGTATTAAAAAAGTAGATAACAGATCATTAAGAAATCAATGACTATGATAGGTGCAACAACTGCATACAAAAATGGAACCAATGGTAAGTTGTGAATGTATGAAGGTGCACAATAGTACCAGAGTTTTATTGACACGTTTATAAATCAGCCAATTAGGGCAATGGAATCCTTAGCATGGTCACTTTATTTTGATAATACAAGCTTGCATGTTGCAGATTTCATACACTTGGGTCTGAACAATATAAGAAATAACTTGTGCCAGTACTGACTTCATTCTAAGTAAAGAAAACAGAGTAAGTATTCATTAGGTCAGGGGCTGGAGATGGGATTCACATAGTTCACGATCTGTCATGGATGAGTATCCATCTGATGAGTTAAATATAAACTGATGGGACCAAGGCTACTCGCATTTCCGTGTAGAGAAGTCATAATGTTTTTGTATGACATCTACGGCTGTAATTGACGACCAAGGCCCATTAGTGAAagtatatatatgaaaaacCAGAAACCTAGTCCTTAAGTTTACTTTCAAAACTGATATGCGCTTAGCATTATCAGATGTTCATAGACTTTGAGCTATCTGATGTACATAAACTTACCATCAGTACACACTTTATAGTCCAATTTTTACAATCCAATGCTAGCCCAATAGATACTATGTTATATGAAAAGGCGAACTGACACTAATATTTTTCTATGAAATGAATCTAGACTGACTAGTACAGATGAAGACCCATGACCCCACCAAGCATATCAATCACAAAAACTTCAGAGCAGCTTCCTTGTTAACTTTGCAAATCAGTTTCTGTGGAAATGAGAAGTACCTGGTAGTTCTGATTTGATTTCTTCCTTGTTTACCGTTGTTGCATGTGCAACACTGTTCTGAgaaactgctgctgctctcaATTTAGCAGCTTCGGTTTCTGCAGCTTCCTTCTGAGCAGCCTCATATGCTGCCTTTTGTGCTTCAGCTGCTAATTTAGCAGCTGCCTTATGCCTAGCCTGCATTATTGTTTATGGACTTTCAGGTTAACTGCACAGGCATTTAAGTAACTACCGGTGAAATGATGAAGAAATGTTTTCCGAAATAACTACTAGTAGTTAAAAGTAAAACAATATCTGAGGAAAAAGCAGAACATGTAACtgggaaaaaaatcaataacAATCAACAAGAATCTATATGCAATAAAACCTGACAAAACTCTATTGTCTACTTTGATCGTTACCAACCAACCTCAGTCCCACACCAAACAATACAACACTGGAGTAAGGCCCCCTGAATACCAAATCATATGCACAAAACAGATCAAGTGAGCAACACATCTGAGCAAACAAACCTCTGCTTCTTGTCTGGTCCTTTCCTGCTTTATTTTATCTTCCTTCATAGCTTGCTCCCTTCTTTTAGCTTCCTCAATAGCTGCATCATCTCTTATTCTACGTTCTACAATCTGGGATTTTTGTTTATGGTCCCTTTGGACCATAGACAAGTGTTTATCGAGTATTTCTGCACTACAAGAAGGCAATAAGATAATATGACACTTTTTCACAAAAGATATAAAGGTATAAACAGAAGATTTTTTAAGGTGCTAAGATGGAATATGGTACCGAAGTGAACAGATTAGATCTCACACCCTCATCATTTGGTCAAACCACAAATTAAAGCATAGTTTTTGTGTATTATTGTATCACAAGCTCATCCAGCCATAACCAAGAAAAGGCAAACTCATTATACAAATTAGTACAATATTTACTTGAACGTTGATATTCCAAACTTGCAATTTCTCTTTGCTCACATAAGCAGCACCCTTAAACAGATTAGGATGGAAATTGTAGTAAATATTGGAAGAAATAATAAACAGAGTATTGTACTGATTAGCAGCATATTAGCAGTAATCCTCAGTCCTCTGATGATATGTATACGAGTTGTGCATATAATTATATAACTATGAATTTCTCTTTCAAAATTGTAGACTAGCAATAATCtatttgaaaaagaaaatacttaAATGGCAAATTCTGCCAGCTTTCAGCGATTgcaaatacggagtatgtaCTTTTTCAGTCAGAAATCATAGAATAGACTGAAATAGCATATCTGATAAATTGCACGGACTTTCAATCCAGAAACTTCCTTTACCATCAATAAACAGAGGCATTATTAGTAGAGATGCGATAATGTTACAAAAAAACACCATTACAAATAATGCGGTTTTGGTAAACTACTAAGCAATTAGCTTGTTGTGTGCCAAAAACCAGTGGTAATAAAAGATAATCTGCTATCATGAAGCTTAATGGCATTGGACTAATACAAAAACCCTTTGCATGTTAAATGTTACTTCAGCAAAGATCCAGTAAATAATAAATAtttctgaaataaaataaTGTTTTCTAAGAAGCAGTAGAAATAATAAATAATGACTGCATACATTTTCCTCTGGAAGTGGACATCTAGCCTTCTATCTATCTCTTTCCTTGATTCTGCGTATTTCTGAAGTCGAGCAAGTGCAGAGATTGTTCTCTGGATTTCATTTTGGTGGCATACCTCCAATGCAGATAACTTACTTCTAACTTCCTCCTGAAGATAAAGTATCGTAAGTGAAGAAAAACCAGTTTAAAATATCAAAACTTGGTCAGTCAAAGCAAGATGATAACACCATTGAGGCAATGTTTAAGACCGTATAATGTGGTCCATCAGCAAAGGTAAGTGTCATTacagaaatactccctccgatccatattaattgtctcaaatttgcccaaatatggatgtatctatgtctaaaaagtgtctagatacatgtaatatttcgacaattaatatggatcggagggagtacatatctAGTACATGCATTTTTATACTTTCTGTACTGGCTCACATAAACCTTTTCATAGCTTGATAAATGACAAATGTTGTtaaaatcttggagaaatcTGTGCTGCATGAGCCAGGATAGAGTTTTTTTTACCCAAAAGTAAAGCCAACAAGTGTATGGAGAATATACATGTGCATTTGCTAGAACTAGCAAAATCCCATGCATTGCTACAGACTTCAATAAATAAACTATTTTTTCAGGAGAACGTTGCACTACGTTTTGTTAACAAGCATCTCAGAACAAACCATTCATACCAGCTCTGGTCTTTGTGATTTGCTCCAAATCAACATGTGGTGTAAAGATAATGTTTGAGTGCCAGGATGCAATAATAAGAAACTTAACACTTTGGACTTTGGAGTCCTGTTATTTTGTTTCCTAGATCACGATCTTTCATTACATGCAAGTTGCCGACTAAAAACATGtgtgcttctttttcttgcaatATTCAtgatgaaaaattgaaaatatgtTCAAAATCTAGAGGTTTGTTAATATCCGTCAATACCAGTATGACATCGCCAGTAATCTTAAACAGAATCATCAAGCTCAATTCAGAAATCCATACTGTACAACACTAGAAATACCAGGAAAATTGAGCAGTACCAGCATGCCTGGTCAGCTTAAAAGGTCCTTATAACACACAAATCAtagcagaaaaataaaattgtcaCATTACGACTAGTAGTGATCCTAAACTGCAATGAGGACAAAAGTAGACAAAAAATCAACGGTCTATTACCCAGAGTCCGACACATTAAAGCAAATCTTAAATCATGAAATAAGTATTGTGTTTAATAGACAGGAACAGAGGAGAATGCCCGGTACACACTTGAATTTTGAGACGATGCTCGCGTTCCAGCTCAAGTAGAATACTCTTCTCCAGGCTCCTTTTCTCCATCAGGTGGTATGGTGTAACCCTACCATCTAATTCATCCCCTGATTCTTCAGAGTCactaagaaaaaacaaaaggtcaCCAAATGTCAAGCTGTCTACAGTATAATAAAAATTGCAGAATAAAGTGAGAATGACGAACTATGACACACAAATTTCATTTGTTTTAAAGGCAACTAAGGGACAAAAATGCAGGATCGAACTCTCACCTTGATTCGATATCATTACATGAAAACCTCGCTCCGTGTGCTACAAGAGCCCGGGCATCCTCATCACTGTCATCATCTTCGTCTTCCGTGTCGCCTTCCTCCTCAACCCGCATGACAAAAGCCTTCTCCCTCCTGCTGCCACCATCAGCCCTAAATAAACCAACGAAACAGTACAGGTAAAGTCACATAAATTGGCAGAGTcaaacgagagagagagagagagagagacagacagacagacagaccgaccacttcagcggctgcttGAGGGGCATAGGCGGCGCGGCAAGACGGGTGGCTTCAAATGCATCAAACTCGGTGAGGACGTCCCTGAGGGTCCAGCTCGTGCAGGGGTCAAGCGTCTTGGGGCACCGAAGCTCCACGCGCGTGAAGGCcctaggaggaggaagacagaGTTGAGGCAGGTCAGTGTGGATGAACACCAGCCAGATACAGCCATACAGGCAGAGGGGCGCAAGAAATTGCGATGTGGAATTACATGGCGGTCACCGACGGCGAGGCGGTACTTGGTCGTCAGCATGCATGCCTTGGCCGGCCGTAACATGAAGAGGTGCCACACGAGGGAGGTGCTCGgcaccggcagcagcagccctggAAAGAATAGAAAATATGCataacagcagcaacaatgtTTATGAGTAATCAAAGTAAGAAATGCTAATCACCATAGCAATATATAGCAATGTTCATCAGTTCATCACAAAGTGTACTGTAACACAAATTGTATACATACAAAATTAAGACCATGTGCACTGTAAGTCTGTAACACAAAAAAGTTACCAACTCTAATTCAATACTATCAGTGTAAACACATATATTTTTAACACAATAGTAGCATTGTAACACACAAAATTGTAAAGACAATCAGCAGATAATGAAGTCATgaaatcttctatatctaagtagaaaCAACCCACTACTTCATTTctctaaacatgcaagcatgccacgtcatcacataattaatttgttcacacatatttagtgaaaaactcatacttttgcacatgcatgcatgttacttgcATCAAGCTATTCCAATTAAGTGAAGAATGTataattttattatatgttttcaattttgaatactctttatgttaactaaaaatttccgcaacatcgtgcggggcatcatctagttacCTTCAATCGTTCCTAACAATACTTCAAATAACCTGTGGAAAGAAAGAGACACAAATTAGATTTCGTGGATGAAAGAACTTGCATGAAATCTAGGGTTTCTGCTGCAATTAGTATATGTTCCATGAGGTTTGGTAGGGGAAGGGGCGACGGGGAGCACGccatgggtggaggtggagcttGGTCCAGCTCGACCCGCATCAGAGAGGGACGGGACGTGGGGGAGGTCGGAATGGGGGGAGGGCGGTATTCTGCTTCGTGGGGTTTGAAAGGTGAAGGGGGCGACGGTGGTGTTCCCGCGGTCGAGCTCGGCGTGGATCGCCGCACCGGAGGTGCGGGTGGACGGGGGCGAGGTGGCTGGAGAACGGACGGAGGGCCTGGAGAAGGGCGGGCGGGAAAGAGCTCTAACCTGCCCCTGCAGCCGCCGTCtaccgccgcgcgccgtcggCCGCTGGTCGCCTCCCTTGTGCGCTCGCCCTCTTTTTCGGTTTTTCCCCAACGGCTTGCTACTTGTGTGCGGGAAGAAAACCTTTCGAGGAAGGGCCGAAGGGGTCGCGGGATGAATTTGGGCCAACTTCTCAGCCAATCGAAAACAATTCCACATTCTGTGATTCTGTCTCAATTCCAGACGGGAAATTTCAGcgactcaaaaaaaaatagtggaATGGTTGCCCTAGAAAAAACAGTGGAATGGAAGCTCATCTAAAAAAATGGTGGAATGGATTATCAAACCCATCTAATACCGGAATAGTTCAGTTCACGTTTTTTCCTAGGACAACAATAGCACGCTATGTCCCGCGTTAGCGGTCTGGCGCGTACGCCTGACAAAAACAACATGCAGCGCCATGCATGCGTACCAGCACGGccaacaaaagaaacatgcatggtAAATATGCAAAAGATGGTAAGATTCAAAATGTTTTAACTTTTAAACCGTGAACTTGATTTATGATCTGTCTTTACAGTTACTTTTTGTCTGGATGagatcttcaaaactagatcccaTGTTGGTACATTTagacaacttttttttatcttaaaAGTTGTCCTCTAATACTCtatgaagttgccaccctACCAGTAACAAATTACCACGTGACAATTTTGTACAAAATAAGGTGTGTATCAACTCTAGTGCTCCTCCATTCTTCCTTTTGAAATTTgctaaaacaagaaaacaaagaactcATCCTGATTATTGAAAGACATGGATAGGATTCTCAGAATTGGATTATTAACAAGAAGACTTACACAAAGAACTCTCATCTCTGATATGTTGGTTAATATATATAGGGCAGCAGCCTTGTACTCATTAGGTTTGAGTATACGAGATCCTTGAGGGTTCGTGTATCGGCCTTGGTATTGAAAGATATCAATGGTGCATGAACTATCATTAGAAGGGCCATTCTCATCATACCGAGGAGTCTTATTTCTGGCTGACCAAACACCAGCCTTAAAATAAAGTGAGAGAAAAAGAGTTGCCTCCTCAACTAAGTTTCAACAATTGAAGCCTCAACATGTGCCTTATTGCGTACCTTCTTCTTAAGATCCCCAATAAACCTAATATATGTTTTATCAACAATTTAGCTTGAAGGATGAGAATAAATCATAGCACATTATGTGTTAAAAATTGGAAATTTACCTTTCGAATTGATACATCCATCGGTTCTGGACTGGACCTACTAGTCTAGCTTCATAAGGAAGATGCACAATTAGGTGTTGCATAGGATTGAAAAAACCAGGAGGGAATATCTTCTTCAATTTACAAACTAGTGCTGCCACATTCTGTTCTAGAGAGTGCACAATATGTTGGCTCAATTCTTTTGCACACAGTTGATGATAGAAATGACTCAGCTCAGCCAAACAAATCCATATATCTTCTGGAAGAAAGCCTCTAAATGCTACAGGGAGTAAGCGTTCAATAAATATGTGAAAGTCATGACTTTTGAGGCCAAAGATCTTTGATTTCTTTAGATTAACACCATGCTTGATGTTGGCTGCATACCCATCTGGAAACTTTAATTTCTGAAACCATTCTAGGACAACTGCTTTGTCATCCTTCTCAATGCAGAATTTGGCCCTAGGCTTCTGCCACTTCCCATTGTTGTTTGGATCAGACAAATGCAAAGTTGGACGGTGGCAAATTTGTTGTAAATCAAGTCTGGCCTTCCAATTATCTTTGCTTTTCTCAGATATATCAAAACATGTGTTCCATATTGCCTCTGCTATGTTTTTTTCATTGTGCATTACATCAATGTTGTGACGAAGAAGTAATTTATTGAAGTACGGGAGCTGCCAAAAGCAACTTACATGGCTCTAATTGTGTGTTGAATTGTACCTTTCTTATCACCTACAAGTCTATTCGTTTGGTCTTCCACTTCAGCTCCTGTCAAAGGCCTAGGTGCAATATCATGTATAGTT
This is a stretch of genomic DNA from Brachypodium distachyon strain Bd21 chromosome 1, Brachypodium_distachyon_v3.0, whole genome shotgun sequence. It encodes these proteins:
- the LOC100844247 gene encoding protein GLE1 isoform X1; amino-acid sequence: MAFTRVELRCPKTLDPCTSWTLRDVLTEFDAFEATRLAAPPMPLKQPLKWADGGSRREKAFVMRVEEEGDTEDEDDDSDEDARALVAHGARFSCNDIESSDSEESGDELDGRVTPYHLMEKRSLEKSILLELEREHRLKIQEEVRSKLSALEVCHQNEIQRTISALARLQKYAESRKEIDRRLDVHFQRKIAEILDKHLSMVQRDHKQKSQIVERRIRDDAAIEEAKRREQAMKEDKIKQERTRQEAEARHKAAAKLAAEAQKAAYEAAQKEAAETEAAKLRAAAVSQNSVAHATTVNKEEIKSELPGIKVFADSSALEAESRRHALHDQVPSNIYLSKEFSKYDRQIGKSISKLMPTTDSVKARASELIKALDGHDCPRPIACRLFADKIISIVKSRNPKDKTFGNLAFACGYVMLLVTNQVPEAMDYLLAEFHKVCVYTVPKHMHALNAHARNRDYYRLIGYQEENGQLESTEKYLTNIAAYVKLYAATIQTEIKGVHHPHGLAEGWKWLAMFLNTLPATTATACALHAFLKMAGFALHKKYGSQFMKVLDVISRCFLPVLKEQGSKVQPEAVNNLQNYLNDKIYLEEPEGQYLAQQLLSKVFM
- the LOC100844247 gene encoding protein GLE1 isoform X3, whose protein sequence is MAFTRVELRCPKTLDPCTSWTLRDVLTEFDAFEATRLAAPPMPLKQPLKWADGGSRREKAFVMRVEEEGDTEDEDDDSDEDARALVAHGARFSCNDIESSDSEESGDELDGRVTPYHLMEKRSLEKSILLELEREHRLKIQEEVRSKLSALEVCHQNEIQRTISALARLQKYAESRKEIDRRLDVHFQRKIAEILDKHLSMVQRDHKQKSQIVERRIRDDAAIEEAKRREQAMKEDKIKQERTRQEAEARHKAAAKLAAEAQKAAYEAAQKEAAETEAAKLRAAAVSQNSVAHATTVNKEEIKSELPGIKVFADSSALEAESRRHALHDQVPSNIYLSKEFSKYDRQIGKSISKLMPTTDSVKARASELIKALDGHDCPRPIACRLFADKIISIVKSRNPKDKTFGNLAFACGYVMLLVTNQFLLLMLLVHQLILRIWYSGRHNCSGTRGNGLSSSGVPQSLRIHSSKAYACFKCTRTEQRLLQTDWLPGRKWTT
- the LOC100844247 gene encoding protein GLE1 isoform X2, which codes for MAFTRVELRCPKTLDPCTSWTLRDVLTEFDAFEATRLAAPPMPLKQPLKWADGGSRREKAFVMRVEEEGDTEDEDDDSDEDARALVAHGARFSCNDIESSDSEESGDELDGRVTPYHLMEKRSLEKSILLELEREHRLKIQEEVRSKLSALEVCHQNEIQRTISALARLQKYAESRKEIDRRLDVHFQRKIAEILDKHLSMVQRDHKQKSQIVERRIRDDAAIEEAKRREQAMKEDKIKQERTRQEAEARHKAAAKLAAEAQKAAYEAAQKEAAETEAAKLRAAAVSQNSVAHATTVNKEEIKSELPGIKVFADSSALEAESRRHALHDQVPSNIYLSKEFSKYDRQIGKSISKLMPTTDSVKARASELIKALDGHDCPRPIACRLFADKIISIVKSRNPKDKTFGNLAFACGYVMLLVTNQFLLLMLLVHQLILRIWYSGRHNCSGCYYVCRVPSCTRGNGLSSSGVPQSLRIHSSKAYACFKCTRTEQRLLQTDWLPGRKWTT
- the LOC100844247 gene encoding protein GLE1 isoform X4, which translates into the protein MAFTRVELRCPKTLDPCTSWTLRDVLTEFDAFEATRLAAPPMPLKQPLKWADGGSRREKAFVMRVEEEGDTEDEDDDSDEDARALVAHGARFSCNDIESSDSEESGDELDGRVTPYHLMEKRSLEKSILLELEREHRLKIQEEVRSKLSALEVCHQNEIQRTISALARLQKYAESRKEIDRRLDVHFQRKIAEILDKHLSMVQRDHKQKSQIVERRIRDDAAIEEAKRREQAMKEDKIKQERTRQEAEARHKAAAKLAAEAQKAAYEAAQKEAAETEAAKLRAAAVSQNSVAHATTVNKEEIKSELPGIKVFADSSALEAESRRHALHDQVPSNIYLSKEFSKYDRQIGKSISKLMPTTDSVKARASELIKALDGHDCPRPIACRLFADKIISIVKSRNPKDKTFGNLAFACGYVMLLVTNQFLLLMLLVHQLILRIWYSGRHNCSGCYYVCRVPSCTRGNGLSSSGVPQSLRIHSSKAYACFKF